A single region of the Corallococcus caeni genome encodes:
- a CDS encoding carbohydrate deacetylase, translated as MINADDLGYDPGITRGLLHALREGVVSSATLLVNAPGTEDAARQARGLAIGLHLNLDRGAPVDPGFPREWRTVDGGLSGARVAELPADVVEAEALAQLERLERLLGRAATHLDVHKHLHRHPQVLEGLSRVARRAGLPVRSVDADMRGVLRARGVATNDAFVGESGETAYWTPERFRAALAALPAEGVTEWMCHPGHLPQVVTTRYAAQREVELATLLDARSREALARAGIQPTDYRVLTRA; from the coding sequence ATCATCAACGCCGATGACCTGGGCTACGACCCGGGCATTACCCGGGGCCTCCTCCACGCCCTGCGCGAGGGCGTCGTCTCCTCCGCCACCCTCCTGGTGAACGCGCCGGGGACCGAGGACGCCGCGAGGCAGGCCCGGGGACTCGCCATCGGGTTGCACCTGAACCTGGACCGGGGTGCCCCCGTGGACCCCGGCTTCCCGCGCGAGTGGCGCACCGTGGACGGTGGCCTCTCCGGGGCCCGAGTGGCTGAGCTCCCCGCGGACGTGGTGGAGGCGGAGGCGCTCGCGCAGCTGGAGCGGCTGGAACGGCTGCTGGGCCGGGCCGCCACGCACCTGGACGTGCACAAGCACCTGCACCGGCATCCCCAGGTGCTGGAAGGGCTGTCACGCGTCGCGAGACGCGCGGGCCTCCCGGTGCGCTCCGTCGACGCGGACATGCGCGGGGTGCTGAGGGCCCGGGGCGTGGCCACGAACGACGCCTTCGTGGGCGAGTCCGGTGAGACGGCGTACTGGACGCCGGAGCGCTTCCGCGCGGCCCTGGCGGCGCTGCCCGCCGAAGGCGTCACGGAGTGGATGTGCCACCCGGGCCACCTGCCCCAGGTCGTCACCACCCGCTACGCCGCGCAGCGCGAGGTGGAGCTGGCCACCTTGCTGGACGCCCGCTCCCGTGAGGCCCTGGCGCGGGCGGGAATCCAGCCCACGGACTACCGCGTCCTCACGCGGGCGTGA
- a CDS encoding extracellular catalytic domain type 1 short-chain-length polyhydroxyalkanoate depolymerase, with the protein MRLRLLALAASSLMLTATACGSTDDIDTPTDAGTELPDTLSGDVAPADRAACSGLTVTPGTYDWTVEHGGRTRAFRVHVPTGYDATKPTPVVLSFHGFGSTEAEQELLTGFSSLADAEGFIAVYPRGLNFPEVYGRGEPDTRGWNGEACCGPAQIGNVDDVGFVDALLADLDTRVCTDPRRVFANGFSNGGFFSYRLACERAQRIAAIAPVSGMLGVTDCRPSRPVPVLHFHGSADETIFYDGGDNVLGGKPYPSAPESVRRFAERNGCTGPQQQTYQQGNSTCVAYTGCQPESATASLCTVTGGKHAWPGQPLYNDGTTDLDASLQMWRFFQARPRP; encoded by the coding sequence ATGCGCCTTCGCCTCCTCGCCCTCGCCGCGTCCAGCCTGATGCTGACCGCCACCGCGTGCGGCTCCACGGACGACATCGACACCCCGACCGACGCCGGGACGGAGCTCCCGGACACCCTCTCCGGCGACGTGGCTCCCGCGGACCGCGCGGCCTGCTCCGGCCTCACCGTGACGCCCGGCACCTATGACTGGACCGTCGAGCACGGCGGCCGCACCCGCGCCTTCCGCGTCCACGTCCCCACCGGCTACGACGCCACGAAGCCCACGCCCGTCGTCCTCAGCTTCCACGGCTTCGGCTCCACCGAGGCGGAGCAGGAGCTGCTGACCGGCTTCTCCTCGCTGGCCGACGCCGAGGGCTTCATCGCGGTGTACCCGCGCGGCCTCAACTTCCCGGAGGTCTACGGCCGGGGCGAACCGGACACGCGAGGCTGGAACGGCGAGGCCTGTTGTGGCCCGGCGCAGATTGGCAACGTGGATGACGTGGGCTTCGTGGACGCGCTGCTCGCGGACCTGGACACCCGCGTGTGCACGGACCCGCGCCGCGTCTTCGCCAACGGCTTCTCCAACGGCGGCTTCTTCTCCTACCGGCTGGCCTGTGAGCGCGCCCAGCGCATCGCCGCCATCGCGCCCGTGTCGGGCATGTTGGGCGTGACGGACTGCCGCCCGTCCCGGCCCGTCCCCGTGCTCCACTTCCACGGCAGCGCCGACGAGACCATCTTCTACGACGGCGGCGACAACGTCCTCGGCGGCAAGCCCTACCCTTCCGCCCCGGAGTCCGTGCGCCGCTTCGCCGAGCGCAACGGCTGCACCGGCCCGCAGCAGCAGACGTATCAGCAGGGCAACAGCACCTGCGTGGCGTATACGGGCTGCCAGCCGGAGAGCGCCACCGCCAGCCTGTGCACCGTCACCGGCGGCAAGCACGCGTGGCCTGGCCAGCCCCTCTACAATGACGGCACGACGGACCTGGATGCGTCCCTGCAGATGTGGCGCTTCTTCCAGGCGCGTCCCCGCCCCTGA
- a CDS encoding protein kinase domain-containing protein, whose protein sequence is MSARIATGGMAEVYLARAITPDGQRGPAVAVKRLMPHLVADRRIVQMFLNEARITAQVRHPHVVSILELGMEGAEPFIAMELLEGRSFAEVRQEAAERGQRVPLGITLRVLVDACRGLDAAHRAVDEAGRPLKIVHRDFTPDNIHVGVNGVVKVIDFGIAKADALGAGTEPGTLKGKFFYMSPEMIAGRSVDHRADLFAAGVMLYEQLCGRRPFTGMSTDEVLTRISEGRPKPPTAFDPSVPQALEAVCLMALAKDPESRFDSLQTFIAAIERLGGPAEVAAPAQVAAYLDTLFPPDSDPKRLALRQARLADPSNSGAEGAQAVDMLPPFGVQGVPAWPVPPPPGAVPSGARPLPPVGTHTVSLRARPVTAGGSPPGNADHGAEHGGALTGSQTKSPRGAEHGGAPAGAQATASRGAVNGGVPTGSQAGAPRSRRALAIVAGVLVLGGVGAGATWYLRRPDVPPPARIAAAEAAKTLEAKVSALDGLDKDVRVTAAELARAGTLLLNAGAHSQALTLAEAYTSRFPKEAEAHLLAARAATELRMGKRAERAIDEATVLAPRDVRVPLALADLRARQGDVPGALTALAKAYAQAPGSAQVAPRYGQLLSQGGRLDEAATVLSAWTRQHDDAESLAELGFVRFRQEKLDDASALLKRAQRKAPSLAVAHSYLGAVLFRQGDLRGAEREYREAERLAPDDPRALTARCQLHVHEGDAAGVAEVKRTLAERFPDRALALSAECGPGN, encoded by the coding sequence TTGAGCGCGCGCATCGCGACGGGCGGCATGGCGGAGGTGTATCTGGCGCGCGCCATCACCCCGGACGGGCAGCGCGGCCCGGCCGTGGCGGTGAAGCGGCTGATGCCGCACCTGGTCGCGGACCGGCGCATCGTGCAGATGTTCCTCAACGAGGCGCGCATCACCGCGCAGGTGCGCCACCCGCACGTGGTGTCCATCCTGGAGCTGGGCATGGAGGGCGCGGAGCCCTTCATCGCCATGGAGCTCCTGGAGGGGCGCTCGTTCGCGGAGGTGCGGCAGGAGGCCGCGGAGCGCGGCCAGCGCGTGCCCCTGGGCATCACCCTGCGCGTGCTGGTGGACGCGTGCCGCGGGCTGGACGCCGCGCACCGCGCCGTGGACGAGGCGGGCCGGCCGCTGAAAATCGTCCACCGCGACTTCACGCCGGACAACATCCACGTCGGCGTGAACGGCGTGGTGAAGGTCATCGACTTCGGCATCGCGAAGGCGGACGCGCTGGGGGCGGGGACGGAGCCCGGGACGCTGAAGGGGAAATTCTTCTACATGTCGCCGGAGATGATCGCCGGCCGCAGCGTGGACCACCGCGCGGACCTGTTCGCCGCGGGGGTGATGCTCTACGAGCAGCTGTGCGGCCGGAGGCCCTTCACCGGCATGTCCACCGACGAGGTGCTCACGCGCATCTCCGAAGGCAGGCCGAAGCCGCCCACCGCGTTCGACCCCTCGGTGCCGCAGGCGCTGGAGGCGGTGTGCCTGATGGCGCTCGCGAAGGACCCGGAGTCGCGCTTCGACAGCCTGCAGACGTTCATCGCCGCCATCGAGAGGCTGGGCGGGCCCGCGGAGGTCGCCGCGCCGGCGCAGGTGGCCGCGTACCTGGACACGCTGTTCCCGCCGGACAGCGACCCCAAGCGGCTGGCGCTGCGCCAGGCGAGGCTCGCGGATCCGTCCAACTCGGGCGCGGAGGGTGCGCAGGCCGTGGACATGCTGCCGCCGTTCGGGGTGCAGGGGGTCCCTGCCTGGCCCGTGCCGCCTCCCCCGGGCGCGGTTCCGTCCGGCGCCCGTCCCCTTCCGCCCGTGGGCACCCACACCGTGTCGCTGCGCGCCCGGCCCGTGACGGCTGGAGGCTCGCCCCCGGGTAACGCCGACCATGGCGCTGAACACGGCGGAGCTCTGACAGGCTCTCAGACCAAGTCGCCCCGTGGCGCTGAACACGGAGGAGCTCCGGCAGGCGCTCAGGCCACGGCGTCCCGCGGCGCCGTGAACGGCGGCGTCCCGACGGGCTCTCAGGCCGGGGCGCCCCGGTCGCGCCGGGCGCTGGCCATCGTCGCGGGCGTGCTCGTGCTGGGCGGCGTGGGCGCGGGGGCCACGTGGTACCTGCGGCGGCCGGACGTGCCGCCTCCCGCGCGGATCGCCGCCGCGGAGGCCGCCAAGACCTTGGAGGCGAAGGTGTCCGCGCTGGATGGGCTGGACAAGGACGTCCGCGTCACGGCGGCGGAGCTGGCCCGCGCGGGCACGCTGCTGTTGAACGCGGGCGCCCACTCGCAGGCCCTGACGCTGGCGGAGGCCTACACCTCGCGCTTCCCGAAGGAGGCGGAGGCGCACCTGCTCGCCGCGCGCGCCGCCACCGAGCTGCGCATGGGCAAGCGCGCGGAACGCGCCATCGACGAGGCCACGGTCCTGGCCCCCAGGGACGTCCGAGTGCCGCTGGCCCTGGCCGACCTGCGGGCCCGCCAGGGCGACGTGCCGGGCGCGCTGACCGCCCTGGCCAAGGCGTACGCGCAGGCGCCGGGCTCCGCCCAGGTGGCCCCCCGCTACGGCCAGCTCCTGTCGCAAGGTGGCCGGCTGGACGAGGCCGCCACCGTGCTGTCCGCCTGGACGCGCCAGCACGACGACGCCGAGTCCCTGGCGGAGCTGGGCTTCGTGCGCTTCCGCCAGGAGAAGCTGGACGACGCCTCCGCCCTGCTCAAGCGCGCGCAGCGCAAGGCCCCCTCGCTCGCGGTGGCCCACTCCTACCTGGGGGCCGTCCTCTTCCGGCAGGGCGACCTTCGCGGCGCCGAGCGCGAGTACCGAGAGGCCGAGCGGCTGGCCCCGGACGACCCGCGCGCCCTCACCGCGCGCTGCCAGCTCCACGTCCACGAGGGCGACGCCGCCGGGGTGGCCGAGGTGAAACGTACGCTGGCGGAAAGGTTCCCGGACCGGGCACTGGCGCTGTCGGCGGAGTGCGGGCCGGGGAACTAG
- a CDS encoding amidohydrolase family protein translates to MGTVLKGGFVVELEPASVDRVDLRIEGERIVARGEDLSPGPDDEVVALSGKLVFPGLVNAHHRLASVLARGLVRPPPDSYQALLEQVRWPFENALDLDAVQVAATAGGLESIQCGTTTLFDLHASPRAVTGSLLRSARGLHEVGVRGVLSYAVTDRMGAVGREEGLEETVSFARKARGRFRGQVGAGPCFTLGDDALQGLGEALNTTGTGLHFPLAEDPLDERLSTERHGNTPVTRLLTSNLLSPRAMAAHAGHLAWADLAQVLATGTWLLHTPRSNQGLEVGYAPALKFGARASLGTDGTSPDLFAEAQAAYLRSREAGQPIDVLRYLANGHRLASQVFEAAIGPMREGALADLLVLDYLSPTPLTAETLAWHVVHGLGSRHVEAVMVDGVWRVWARRPLSVNPTVVAEQSREAAAAVWARMASS, encoded by the coding sequence TTGGGCACCGTCCTCAAGGGTGGTTTCGTCGTCGAGCTGGAGCCCGCGTCCGTGGACCGGGTGGACCTGCGCATCGAAGGTGAGCGCATCGTGGCGCGGGGCGAGGACCTTTCGCCCGGCCCCGACGACGAGGTGGTCGCGCTGTCCGGCAAGCTCGTCTTCCCGGGGCTCGTCAACGCCCACCACCGGCTCGCGAGCGTGCTGGCGCGCGGCCTGGTCCGCCCGCCGCCGGACTCCTACCAGGCCCTGCTGGAGCAGGTGCGCTGGCCCTTCGAGAACGCGCTGGACCTGGACGCGGTGCAGGTGGCCGCCACGGCCGGCGGTCTGGAGTCCATCCAGTGCGGCACCACCACCCTGTTTGACTTGCACGCCTCGCCCAGGGCGGTGACGGGCTCGCTGCTCCGCTCGGCGCGCGGCCTCCATGAGGTGGGCGTGCGCGGCGTGCTGTCCTACGCGGTGACGGACCGCATGGGCGCGGTGGGCCGCGAGGAGGGGCTGGAGGAGACGGTCAGCTTCGCGCGCAAGGCCCGGGGCCGCTTCCGCGGACAGGTGGGCGCGGGCCCCTGCTTCACGCTGGGCGACGACGCGCTCCAGGGCCTGGGCGAGGCGCTCAACACCACCGGCACCGGGCTGCACTTCCCGCTCGCGGAGGATCCGCTGGACGAGCGGCTGTCCACCGAGCGCCACGGCAACACGCCGGTGACGCGGCTGCTCACCAGCAACCTGCTGTCGCCCCGCGCCATGGCGGCGCACGCGGGCCACCTGGCGTGGGCGGACCTGGCGCAGGTGCTGGCCACGGGGACGTGGCTGCTGCACACGCCGCGCTCCAACCAGGGCCTGGAGGTGGGCTACGCGCCCGCGCTGAAGTTCGGGGCGCGCGCGTCGCTGGGCACGGATGGCACGTCGCCGGACCTGTTCGCGGAGGCGCAGGCGGCGTACCTGCGCTCGCGCGAGGCGGGGCAGCCCATCGACGTGCTGCGCTACCTGGCCAACGGCCACCGGCTGGCGTCGCAGGTGTTCGAGGCGGCCATCGGCCCCATGCGCGAGGGCGCGCTCGCGGACCTGCTGGTGCTGGACTACCTGTCGCCCACGCCGCTGACGGCGGAGACGCTGGCGTGGCACGTGGTGCACGGGCTGGGCAGCCGCCACGTGGAAGCGGTCATGGTGGACGGCGTGTGGCGCGTCTGGGCGCGCAGGCCGCTGTCGGTGAACCCCACGGTGGTGGCCGAGCAGTCGCGCGAGGCCGCCGCCGCGGTGTGGGCGCGGATGGCCTCGTCGTAG
- a CDS encoding peroxiredoxin, translating into MLNSLLVVGWLSAAIPQVGETAPDFTVKDTAGTTYTLSEMVKKGPVIVAFFPKAFTSGCTKELTAYRDRYKDIEQVQGQVLAFSTDDAETLTRFKTELKAPFAFIPDPDGKVVGAYDVKMPVLTVSKRYTFVVGEDRKVLKVDEGKDAIDPTGAIVACPLRKGAAAKPSAAPAGNTPPIKAEPATK; encoded by the coding sequence ATGCTCAACTCCCTGCTCGTCGTCGGATGGCTCAGCGCAGCGATTCCCCAGGTGGGTGAAACCGCCCCGGACTTCACGGTGAAGGACACCGCGGGGACGACCTACACGCTGTCGGAGATGGTGAAGAAGGGGCCGGTCATCGTGGCCTTCTTCCCCAAGGCGTTCACCAGCGGCTGCACGAAGGAGCTGACCGCGTACCGCGACCGCTACAAGGACATCGAGCAGGTGCAGGGCCAGGTGCTGGCCTTCTCCACGGACGACGCGGAGACGCTGACGCGCTTCAAGACGGAGCTGAAGGCGCCCTTCGCGTTCATCCCGGATCCGGACGGCAAGGTCGTGGGCGCGTACGACGTGAAGATGCCGGTGTTGACGGTGTCCAAGCGCTACACGTTCGTCGTGGGCGAGGACCGCAAGGTGCTCAAGGTGGACGAGGGCAAGGACGCCATCGACCCCACGGGCGCCATCGTCGCGTGTCCGCTGCGCAAGGGCGCCGCCGCGAAGCCCTCGGCGGCCCCGGCGGGGAACACGCCTCCCATCAAGGCCGAGCCCGCGACGAAGTAG
- a CDS encoding CgeB family protein, producing MDIVFLGPVCGPASEAQAGTAPRQLAKALQRRGHGVLLLERTAPGMRSEASPTVATYQDLADLHTRFHSRVRRADLVLVDADVPQVADVSRWATNTAGGLTVFWDRDTPRTLARHALREDPGCMTPELFAGYRLYLCSSAGPVPRQLEREWGVARARVFLPGVDAEHFAPGSGRMRWDLGHLEPLSAERRGLLRQWLLGAAHGWPEGRFVLAGMLSAVDDTWPANVARHPAPSPGEHAGFLGAQRFTLAFSQAEHTPAADLFEAAARGAALICDPWPGLEDVFALGEEVMVARTERDVLRYLLAMPEADRRQLGMRARARVLAEHTVAHRAVQLEQYAKDADRGASWKAPVRSLN from the coding sequence ATGGACATCGTCTTCCTGGGCCCGGTGTGCGGGCCCGCCTCCGAGGCGCAAGCGGGCACGGCTCCGAGGCAGCTCGCGAAGGCGCTCCAGCGGCGCGGACACGGGGTCCTCCTGTTGGAGCGCACGGCGCCCGGCATGCGGTCCGAAGCGTCACCCACCGTCGCGACGTATCAGGACCTCGCGGACCTCCACACGCGCTTCCATTCGAGGGTGCGCCGCGCGGACCTGGTTCTGGTGGACGCGGACGTGCCGCAGGTCGCGGACGTGAGCCGCTGGGCCACGAACACGGCGGGCGGGCTCACCGTCTTCTGGGACCGGGACACGCCCCGGACGCTGGCGCGGCATGCCCTTCGGGAGGACCCCGGCTGCATGACGCCGGAGCTGTTCGCGGGCTACCGGCTCTATCTCTGCTCCAGCGCGGGCCCGGTGCCCCGGCAACTGGAGCGCGAGTGGGGCGTGGCCCGTGCGCGCGTGTTCCTACCCGGTGTGGACGCGGAGCACTTCGCGCCCGGAAGCGGCAGGATGCGCTGGGACCTGGGGCACCTGGAGCCGTTGTCGGCGGAGCGGCGGGGGCTGCTGAGGCAGTGGTTGCTCGGCGCAGCGCACGGCTGGCCCGAGGGGCGCTTCGTCCTCGCGGGGATGTTGTCCGCGGTGGATGACACCTGGCCCGCCAACGTGGCGAGGCATCCCGCGCCGTCGCCAGGGGAGCACGCGGGCTTCCTCGGTGCGCAGCGCTTCACGCTGGCGTTCTCCCAGGCGGAGCACACGCCGGCCGCCGACCTGTTCGAGGCGGCGGCCCGAGGGGCGGCGCTGATCTGCGACCCCTGGCCGGGCCTGGAGGACGTCTTCGCGCTGGGCGAGGAGGTGATGGTCGCCCGCACGGAGCGGGACGTGCTGCGCTACCTGCTCGCGATGCCGGAAGCGGACCGGCGCCAGCTGGGCATGCGCGCCCGAGCAAGGGTCCTGGCCGAACACACCGTGGCCCACCGCGCCGTGCAACTGGAGCAGTACGCGAAGGACGCGGACCGGGGCGCCTCCTGGAAGGCCCCGGTGCGCTCGCTGAACTGA
- a CDS encoding chloride channel protein, with product MNDSDEPPPAHPGQRVAALTLWARQNLSRLIYVLLGASNRIRLPTPSVLPIAGAVVGLYSGLAAGIFSNLIGVMSGITFSAAELAATLRPQRLRTLMESLSSARWHLEYALVGVPLALGALLLARVIEPGGPRDEVKRRLRLLALLTLGALSLYYPLVGLAAVNAVFGHAHNLPAALPHLPWWLMLLAPTVGGLAVGRLLRDRPETHGHGLPEVVRAVKSGANVVPADRGLLKLIASAITIGSGGSAGREGPIVYGGAAFASSVGRVLGFSRKELSILLACGAGAGISASFNAPIAGAVFAMEIILREFELRVFSPIILASVAGTLVSRGVLDEAPMINRVNYELVSGAEVFAYAGLGIGCGLLAFAFVKLLHGVEHFFHGSMGGRLSPWLGKKPLPVRAALGGLCTGVLVFLSPTVWGSGHDYINLAAAGQLPFLFLVTACVMKLVATSLTIGSGGSGGTFFPAALIGSMAGGAFGTLVHYFFPHATGPSGAYAIVGMGGAVAALTRGPLTGMMMLYELSGSHEIILPLMVTCTIASALCHYLTERTAPKVQSDEDLLVATHVRALMTEVAAVPAGTPLRALTDQLLTSEAGTLPVLDTQGNLYGTVQVEQLREVWRDESMYPLLVASDLARKLPALAPDSDLAHALHVMDHEDVDALPVAPVLGLAPCGLLTRAAVRRFLFAQHTRAHATGDYPITPTEATH from the coding sequence ATGAACGACTCCGACGAACCTCCGCCTGCTCATCCAGGGCAGCGGGTGGCCGCGCTCACGCTCTGGGCGCGCCAGAACCTCTCACGCCTCATCTACGTCCTGCTGGGCGCGTCCAACCGCATCCGGCTGCCGACCCCGTCCGTGCTGCCCATCGCGGGCGCGGTGGTGGGGCTGTACAGCGGCCTGGCCGCGGGCATCTTCTCCAACCTCATTGGCGTGATGAGCGGCATCACGTTCAGCGCCGCGGAGCTGGCGGCGACGCTGAGGCCGCAGCGGCTGCGCACGCTGATGGAGTCGCTCTCCTCCGCGCGCTGGCACCTGGAGTACGCGCTGGTGGGCGTGCCGCTGGCGCTGGGCGCGCTCCTGCTGGCGCGGGTGATCGAGCCCGGCGGTCCACGCGACGAGGTGAAGCGCCGCCTGCGCCTGCTGGCGCTGCTGACCCTGGGCGCGCTGTCGCTGTACTACCCGCTGGTGGGGCTGGCGGCCGTGAACGCGGTGTTCGGCCACGCGCACAACCTCCCCGCGGCGCTGCCGCACCTGCCCTGGTGGCTGATGCTGCTCGCGCCCACGGTGGGCGGGCTGGCGGTGGGGCGGCTCTTGCGCGACCGGCCGGAGACGCACGGCCATGGCCTTCCGGAGGTGGTGCGCGCGGTGAAGAGCGGCGCCAACGTGGTGCCGGCGGACCGCGGGTTGCTCAAGCTCATCGCGTCCGCCATCACCATTGGCAGCGGCGGCTCCGCGGGCCGCGAGGGCCCCATCGTCTATGGCGGCGCGGCGTTCGCTTCCAGCGTGGGGCGCGTGCTGGGCTTCAGCCGCAAGGAGCTGTCCATCCTCCTGGCGTGCGGCGCGGGCGCGGGCATCTCCGCGTCCTTCAATGCCCCCATCGCGGGCGCGGTGTTCGCGATGGAGATCATCCTGCGCGAGTTCGAGCTGCGGGTGTTCTCCCCCATCATCCTGGCGAGCGTGGCGGGCACGCTGGTGAGCCGGGGCGTGCTGGACGAGGCGCCCATGATCAACCGGGTGAACTACGAGCTGGTCAGCGGCGCGGAGGTGTTCGCGTACGCGGGGCTGGGCATCGGGTGCGGGCTGCTGGCGTTCGCGTTCGTGAAGCTGCTGCACGGCGTGGAGCACTTCTTCCACGGCAGCATGGGCGGACGGCTGTCCCCGTGGCTGGGGAAGAAGCCGCTGCCGGTGCGCGCCGCGCTGGGCGGCCTCTGCACGGGGGTGCTCGTGTTCTTGAGTCCCACGGTGTGGGGCAGCGGGCACGACTACATCAACCTGGCGGCGGCCGGTCAGCTGCCCTTCCTCTTCCTGGTGACGGCGTGCGTGATGAAGCTCGTGGCCACGTCGCTCACCATCGGGTCGGGAGGCTCCGGCGGCACGTTCTTCCCGGCGGCTCTCATCGGCTCCATGGCGGGCGGTGCGTTCGGCACGCTGGTGCACTACTTCTTCCCGCACGCCACCGGGCCCAGCGGCGCGTACGCCATCGTGGGCATGGGCGGCGCGGTGGCGGCGCTCACGCGCGGCCCGCTCACCGGCATGATGATGCTGTACGAGCTCAGCGGCAGCCATGAAATCATCCTGCCCCTGATGGTGACGTGCACCATCGCGTCCGCGCTGTGCCACTACCTCACGGAGCGCACCGCGCCCAAGGTGCAGAGCGACGAGGACCTGCTCGTGGCCACACACGTGCGGGCCCTGATGACGGAGGTGGCGGCGGTGCCCGCGGGCACGCCGCTGCGCGCGCTGACGGACCAGCTGCTCACGTCCGAGGCCGGCACGCTGCCGGTGCTGGACACGCAGGGCAACCTCTACGGCACGGTGCAGGTGGAGCAGCTGCGCGAGGTGTGGCGCGACGAGTCCATGTACCCGCTGCTCGTGGCCAGCGACCTGGCGCGCAAGCTGCCCGCGCTGGCGCCGGACTCGGACCTGGCGCACGCGCTCCACGTGATGGACCACGAGGACGTGGACGCGCTGCCGGTGGCCCCCGTGCTGGGGCTTGCCCCGTGCGGGCTCCTCACCCGCGCCGCCGTCCGGCGCTTCCTCTTCGCGCAGCACACCCGCGCGCACGCCACCGGCGACTACCCCATCACGCCCACCGAGGCGACGCACTGA
- a CDS encoding peroxiredoxin — MLKQGDVAPEFTVQDSTGKTHRLSDYRGKNVVLWFYPKADTPGCTAEGCSFRDHKTQYEAKGTVILGISFDTPAENQAFSQKFGFNFPLLCDVDRQVGLAYGAADDASAANARRVGVVIGPDGRIKEWHAKVDARAFPQEALARLQ; from the coding sequence ATGCTCAAGCAGGGAGACGTGGCGCCGGAGTTCACCGTGCAGGACTCGACGGGGAAGACGCACCGGCTGTCGGACTACCGGGGCAAGAACGTGGTGCTCTGGTTCTACCCGAAGGCGGACACCCCCGGATGCACCGCGGAGGGCTGCTCCTTCCGCGACCACAAGACCCAGTACGAGGCGAAGGGCACCGTCATCCTGGGCATCAGCTTCGACACGCCGGCGGAGAACCAGGCGTTCTCCCAGAAGTTCGGCTTCAACTTCCCCCTCCTGTGCGACGTGGACCGTCAGGTGGGGCTGGCCTACGGGGCCGCGGATGACGCCTCGGCCGCCAACGCGCGCCGGGTGGGCGTCGTCATCGGGCCGGATGGCCGCATCAAGGAGTGGCACGCCAAGGTGGACGCGCGCGCCTTCCCCCAGGAAGCGCTGGCGCGCCTCCAGTAG
- a CDS encoding DUF1109 domain-containing protein has product MTPECERVLDCLDGPLPPELASHAAGCADCRALLDGFQALAPPAAAPPPAPIDEAKLEQTRRQSLTELAARPLPTPWWKEVAVLLATYLGVGGVGLLVVGRHGMLLNAASPWVVALVALLIVVGVGGGALVALAPVRRTWPLTLVAGGALLLALALLTGRSGVQVRPFLAGTLGCMGAEVMLSVVPLALALVLLCRSAFQPVRALAAGLSSAGVSLLVLHVHCPDGTAGHLMLGHVLPWFALAGVAVFIRSRLPSRSYAP; this is encoded by the coding sequence ATGACGCCCGAGTGCGAACGCGTCCTGGACTGCCTGGACGGCCCGTTGCCTCCGGAGCTGGCGTCGCACGCGGCCGGCTGCGCGGACTGCCGTGCCCTGCTGGACGGCTTCCAGGCCCTGGCGCCCCCCGCCGCGGCACCGCCCCCCGCCCCCATCGACGAGGCGAAGCTCGAGCAGACGCGGCGCCAGTCCCTCACGGAGCTGGCCGCGCGGCCCCTGCCCACGCCGTGGTGGAAGGAGGTGGCGGTGCTGCTCGCCACCTATCTGGGCGTGGGAGGGGTGGGCCTGCTGGTGGTGGGCCGGCACGGGATGCTGCTCAACGCCGCGTCGCCGTGGGTGGTGGCGCTCGTGGCGCTGCTCATCGTCGTGGGCGTGGGCGGCGGAGCGCTGGTGGCCCTGGCGCCGGTGCGGCGCACCTGGCCCCTCACGCTCGTGGCCGGAGGCGCGCTGCTGCTGGCGCTGGCGCTGCTGACCGGGCGCTCCGGCGTCCAGGTGCGGCCCTTCCTCGCCGGCACCCTGGGGTGCATGGGCGCGGAGGTGATGCTGTCGGTGGTGCCGCTGGCCCTGGCGCTCGTCCTGCTGTGCCGCTCCGCCTTCCAGCCCGTGCGCGCGCTGGCGGCGGGCCTGTCCTCCGCCGGGGTGAGCCTGCTCGTCCTTCACGTGCACTGCCCGGACGGCACCGCGGGACACCTGATGCTGGGCCACGTGCTGCCGTGGTTCGCGTTGGCGGGCGTGGCGGTGTTCATCCGCTCGCGCCTGCCGTCCCGCTCGTACGCGCCCTGA